The sequence ATAAAAGGAACAAATACAAAGAGTATGAGAAAACTCTCAGTTCCGCTTAGATTAAAATAACCACGAATAAAGAAATGTATAAGCACTGTACTGATAATGATAACGGAAATCCAGTAACGGAGATATATAGTGTTCAAATAGTAAAGTGGATTTTCCTGATATTTATCTTTATATCGATTATAAAAAATAATAGTAGTATTACTGAAACCAAAATCTGCGATCGTAAAAAAGGTTACTACCAGAGAGAAGATAAGATTGATCCTTCCGAAATCTGAAACTGAAAGAAATCGTGATAATAACACATTGATCAGGAAACTTAAACCAGCAGCTACCAGATTGCCGGCAAGCACAGAGGCAAAGGCAGGTTTCAAAGAACCTGGACGCAGATTAAAATTCAGCATTATATCTGTTTTTGCTCTTCCAGTTTCGCTTCTTTTACGGCATTCTTTAAATATATAATAAACAGACTAATACAGAAAGCCACAAATGTTGCCAATACAACCAGGAAAGCCCTGCGTGGTCTATATCTTCTATCAGGACGCCTGGGCTCATCCAGAACCTGGATGCGGGAAACATTATTAGCAGCTTCTATTTTTGAATTTTCATATTGCGGTCCCAGAAATTCCAGAAGGGTTACCAGGTATTCCGTTTCCCTTTCCATGCGCAAATAACTCAATTGATATCCAGGAACTTCATCTAGATCAAGGAACAGCTTACTTTCCTGAGCATAAAAGAACTCATCGTATGTCTCTTTGGTCAATTTTAGTTTATCTTCCAGTTGCTTTATGATCAGATTGTCTTCATTATACATATTTCGAGATGTTTTTAATTCAATTTCCATAGAAGCAATTTCTGCTTTCATCTTTGCTGCCTGCTCAATCTCTGCTGCCACTTGTTCCGGTATGGAAATAATGTCATGATCTTCCATAAAGGTTTGAATTCTATTTTGCATAACATCTAATGAATCCATTACTTCATTTACCCTTAAGGCAATAAAATCACGATTTTCCAAAGCCTGATTCTGAGAAAAACGTATCTCCAGTTTATCCAGTTGATCGACGATGAATTGAACTACATCAGCTACTACTTCTTGATCTTTATCATAAAATGTTATAATTATTTCGTCTTCTCTACCTGTGGCTACAACAGCTTTCTTGCCTAATTCCTTTAAGGCATCATCATTGAACTTGGCTTTATAGCGTGTTGTGAAATCATATTTATCATTGATCATCTGGCGCATTCTGCGGCTTTTTGCTATTGCCAGCAGGCGGTTTGTACTGTTTTCCGACCCACCCAGAAGACCTCCAAAACCCAATGAACTCAGACTGCTGCTGATAGCTCCAAATGCTCCAGAATTTGAACCAGGAGGTAGTATTGTAGCACTGGCTTTATACCATTTGGGAAGGATAAGGCTTATCCCGGCAGTAAATACTGCCGTAATTAGACAGATGATTATTATTAATTTACGGCTACTCCAGATTAATTCCCAGAGTTTTAGGATATTTACTTCTTTTTCCTGCATTATATCATCCTTGTTATTTTTTTACCACATTCCTCTCTGCGATTTACATGTCAACTGAAAACAGGGCTTTCCACAACTAAGACCTTGCGAATGGTGTTTACACCTCTGCAATGGTCGATCAGGCAAATACCTCACTCATAACGATCAACCATCGCAAAGGTACAAGACCGCTTGCAAGGTTTCAGCAATATTATTTCAAGTGGTTGCATGATCATATTACTATTCCCACCGGACAATGATCTGATCCCATAATGGATTGCTGGATGAATGCTGAACTAAGGTTATTAATAAATTTATCATTTACCCAGAAGTAATCTATACGCCATCCTGCATTACGTTCTCTGGCTCCAAACCGGTAACTCCACCAGGAATACTGATCCGGACTAGGATCAAAATACCTGAATGTATCCACATAGTTATGTTCCACAAGTTTATCCAGCCAGGCACGCTCAATGGGCAGGAAGCCAGAATCTTTCTCATTCGCCTTTGGATTCTTAAGATCAATTTCTTTATGGGCTGTATTATAATCTCCACACACAATTATATTCTTTCCTGATTTCACGAT comes from Candidatus Stygibacter australis and encodes:
- a CDS encoding oligosaccharide flippase family protein yields the protein MLNFNLRPGSLKPAFASVLAGNLVAAGLSFLINVLLSRFLSVSDFGRINLIFSLVVTFFTIADFGFSNTTIIFYNRYKDKYQENPLYYLNTIYLRYWISVIIISTVLIHFFIRGYFNLSGTESFLILFVFVPF
- a CDS encoding Wzz/FepE/Etk N-terminal domain-containing protein, with amino-acid sequence MQEKEVNILKLWELIWSSRKLIIIICLITAVFTAGISLILPKWYKASATILPPGSNSGAFGAISSSLSSLGFGGLLGGSENSTNRLLAIAKSRRMRQMINDKYDFTTRYKAKFNDDALKELGKKAVVATGREDEIIITFYDKDQEVVADVVQFIVDQLDKLEIRFSQNQALENRDFIALRVNEVMDSLDVMQNRIQTFMEDHDIISIPEQVAAEIEQAAKMKAEIASMEIELKTSRNMYNEDNLIIKQLEDKLKLTKETYDEFFYAQESKLFLDLDEVPGYQLSYLRMERETEYLVTLLEFLGPQYENSKIEAANNVSRIQVLDEPRRPDRRYRPRRAFLVVLATFVAFCISLFIIYLKNAVKEAKLEEQKQI